CCTGGGGTTGTCGCGCTTCTACGACACCGATGAGGGCGCGGAGGTGGGCGGGGAGCTCCCCACGGGCGCGACCCCCGCAGGGCAGCGGCTGGGCACGCCGCTGTACATGGCCCCGGAGCAGTGCCTCGACGCGCGCCGGGCCAGCCCCTCCGCGGATGTGTACGCGCTCGGCGTCCTGCTCTTCGAGCTGCTCTCCGGCGCGCCTCCATTCGTCGGCAGCCCCGAGGAGATCCGCCACGGCCACGTCAGCCTGAGGCCACCTCGCCTCTCGGAGCGGGCTCCGGTTCCGGCCGCGCTCGACGACGTGCTGCGCGCCTGCCTCGCCAAGTCGCCCCTCGAGCGCTTCGCCCGCGCGCCGGACGTGCTGGCCGCCTTCGATGCCGCGTGCCGGTCCGCGACGGCGGTCGACGTGGTCGCTCCCATCACGAGCACCGCGCCCGCCGCCGCGCCCCTGTCGGAGACGGGGCCGCGCTCCGTGGCGCTGCTCGGGCTGTTCACCCGTCAATCCCTGACGGAGGTGCTGGCCGCGCTGGAGCCGCATGGCGGCGTCGTCGCGCGCGTGCGTCCCCGAGGCTATCTCGTCGCCTTCGCGGAGGCGCCCACCGCCGAGGCGAACCTCCGCGCGGGCGTGCTCGCCGCGCGGCGACTGGTGGAGGAGGGCGAGGCGGCGGCGGTCCTCCACCTCGCCGAGCTGAGCGTGTTCGCCGGCGTCTCCACCATGCGCCTCGCCGGGGAGGCGCTGGAGGACCCCGAGGCGTGGTGGCCCGTGCGGTGGGAGCTGGGGACCACGCGCGTCACGCCCGCCGCCGCCGCGCGCCTCGATTCCAGCGCGACCGAGGAAGTCACCGACGACCCGAGCGAGGCGACCTCGCGCGGTGGCGCGCACCTGCGCCTGCTCGACCATGGCGTGTCGAGCTCGGGCTCGGAGCCGCCACCGCTGGTCGGCCGCGAGGCGCTGCTGGACACGCTGGAGCAGTCCGCGCTGCGCTGCCTCGGCGATGGGGCTCCCGGACTCGTCGTCCTCACCGGCGAAGTGGGGCAGGGGAAGTCGCGCGTCATGGAAGCGCTCGCCGCGCGCCTGGAGGAGCGCGGCGACGTGCGGGTGGTGTGGCTGAGGGCGCCGGGGCCGGACGCCACGGGGCCGGAGACGCTCCTCGAACGGCTGCGGGCCGAGGCGCTCGAGGGATTGGCGTCGGCGAAGCCTGGCGCGCGGGGCGGTAGCGCGCCCCTCACCGACGTGCGCCACGCCGCCGCGCGCCAGCTCGCCGACGCGCTCCAGCGCCGCGCGCGCGAGCAGCCCCGGGTGTTGTTGGTGGACGACGCGCACCTGGCGGACCCCACCAGCCTGGACGCGCTGGAGATGGCGACGCTCGCGGAGGTCCAGGCGCCCCTCTGGGTCTGCACCTTCGCCCGCCCCGCGTTGCTCGGGCTGCGGCCCCACCTGGGGGAGCGCAGCGCCCGACCGTCGCGGCACGTGCTTCCGCCCCTGACTCCCGAGGCGAGCCGCGTGCTGCTCTCGCTCCTCCTGCGGCCCGCGGAGCACGTGCCCGAGCCCGTGCTCGCGCGATTGGAGCAGCTCGCCCAGGGCGTGCCGCTGTCGCTGGTGGAGCTGGCCGTGGCGCTGCGGGCGGCGGGCGCGCTCCGGGTGGCGCAGGGGGGAGGCTGGTACATCGCCTCGGACGCGCTGCTGGACGTCTCGGTGACCCCGCTCTTCGAGCGGCTCGCGGCGCGCGCGCTCGGAGGACTGCCGGAGGCGCACCGCGCGCTGGCGCGGCTGTGCGCGGTGCTGGGCGCCGAGCTGGAGGTCTCCCAGGTCGACGCGGCGTTGCGGCACCTCGATGCCCGCGAGGACCTGTCGCGCACGGCGGCGACCCTGGACGCGGGGGCGGGGTTGCAGCGCCTGGTCCGCGCGGGCCTGCTGCGGCCCGTGGGAATGGGGCGCTTCGCGTTCCGTCACCCCCTGCTGCGCGAGGCCCTGGAGGCCCTGGCGCCCGTGGCGACGCGGCGAGCCCTCCACGCCGCCGCGCTCCGCACGGCGCTCGGCGAGTCGGCCGGGGCGCGCCGCCGCCGTGCCCACCATGCCGCGGGGAGCGGCGCGCACGACGAGGCCAGCACCGCCTTCCTCGCGCTGGCGGAGGAGGCCCGCCGCGCCCACATGCCCGTCGAGGCGGAGCAGCACTACACGCGCGCGCTCGCGCTGCTGTCCGAGGGCGACCTGGAGCGCCGCATGCTCGCGCTGGCGGGCCGAGGCCGCGTGCGCCACCGCCTCCAGCGCTTCCGAGAGGGACTCGTGGACCTGGCGGAGGCCCGCGCGCTGGCCGAGGCCCGGGGACACCCCGCGCTCGTCGTGGACCTGCTGCTGGAGGAGGCCACCACGCGCGACTGGATGGAGGACGTGGAGGGCTCCACCGCCTGCGCGCGCGAGGCCCTGGAGCGCATCGAGGCGCTGGACGAGCCCCGCCTGTCGCTGCGCTGCGCGCTCGCGCGGGGGCGCCTGCACGTGCGCCAGGGAGAGTGGGGCGCGGCGGCCCGGGTGCTGGAGTCGACGGTCGAGGGCGCCGAGCGCGCGCGGGAGCACGAGACGCACGTGGTGGCCCTGGCGCTGCTGGGCTCGTCGCTGACGTTCCTCGACAGGACGCGGGAGGCGGCCGCCTGCTTCGAGGAGGCGGTCTCCCGGTGCGAGCAGGCGGGCGACGCGCTGCACCTGGCCGCGACGCTCATCAATCGCGTGCTCCTGTGGCTGCGGCAGGGAGACGTCATGGGCATGGAGGACGACCTGCGCCGCGCGATGGGACTGGGCCGCGAGCTGGGCCATGCCCAGGTGGAGCGCTGGTCCACCTTCAACCTCGCGGAGGTGCTCTACATGCAATCCCGCCTGGAGGAGGCCGTCCCGCTCGCGCGCCGCGCCCACGAGCTGGGCGTGCGCTTCTTCCTCGAACACCCCGTGCCCGTGGACGCGCTGCTGCTGGCGCGCATCGGCGCGGCCCTGGGGGACTGGGACGCCGCGTCCCGGCAGCTGCGGTGGATCGACGCCCACTGCTCCCCGGACTCCCTGCCGCCGACCGCCATCATGCGCCGCCTGGTGGAGCTCCAGGTCCAGGGCGGCGAGGGGAAGCACGCCCCCCATGACCCCGCCGCCTGGGACGCGCTCGCGAAGGAGGCCGAGACGCTCGCCTCCGCCGACGAGATGGCCGAGCTGCTTCTCCAGGCCGCGCGCTCCTCGCTCGACGCGGGCCTCGACGCGCGGGCCCGCGCCTGGCTCGAACGCGCCGAGCGCGCCGTGGAGGCCGCGCCCCTCTGGCGCCCCCACCTGGACTCCCTCCGGGCCGTGCTGCGCCGCGTGTAGCGCGCCATGTCACATGCCGACGCCGCTGTGGCCCCGCACGCTACAACCCATGGAGTCTCACGCCGCCCCTCCGTCTGGGAGCCCCCCGAGAACGCCCGCTGGCCCGAGCCGTGCTTCTCCTCGGGACCATTTCGCGCTTTCCGTGGATTTCACTGGAGGAGTGTTCATGGATTTCACTGTCCGTCGCCCTGCGTGGGCCTTCATGGCCCTGTTCCCCCTGGTGCTGGCTGGCTGTGGACGCGGAGGCGTTCCCGAGCGGGACGTGTCCGGCGAGGTCGGAGAGAGCGCCGCGGAGATTCGCATCGCGAACTCGCTGTCGACGGATGCGTTGGTGCTCAACGCCATCGGGACGCACCCGCAGGCGACGATGCTGCTGGCGACCTCGGCGCTGTCGTCGTTGTTCGACCCGAGCCCCACGGGCGGCGACGCGCTCATCCGCAAGCAGCTCCACGACCCGGACGCGCAGAAGTTCATGGAGTACCTGGTGGGGTGCGCGTTGGATTCGAGCCAGTCGCTCGGCTACTTCAACCCGCTGGGCACACCGGGGCCGGCGTCGTGGAAGGGCAAGGCCGGTTTGTGCACGACGTGGCTCACGCAGGCGCCGACGCCGCAGTGCCTCAACCGCGTCTCCGCGTGCCTGCTGGCGCGCAACAACGCGTTCGGCCGTCGCGTCGAGCTCTCCATCCGCGGCGAGGTCCCGAACGATCCCACCGTCTTCTACCTGGAGGCGGTGACGCGT
The genomic region above belongs to Myxococcus stipitatus and contains:
- a CDS encoding serine/threonine-protein kinase PknK, translating into MRCPTCHRRLAPGAACPVHGSSPPPEALSETPPLPEVPGLRSAALLGAGGFSRVFTAYRDLDGREVALKMGQGPHHERFAREAAALRRVGPPTVPELLQHGMLRGRPFLVMEHLHGQTLAAWMASLPGTGAASLPRTRELLAALCPALERVHAAGLAHRDLKPENIFLREGGTLSLLDLGLSRFYDTDEGAEVGGELPTGATPAGQRLGTPLYMAPEQCLDARRASPSADVYALGVLLFELLSGAPPFVGSPEEIRHGHVSLRPPRLSERAPVPAALDDVLRACLAKSPLERFARAPDVLAAFDAACRSATAVDVVAPITSTAPAAAPLSETGPRSVALLGLFTRQSLTEVLAALEPHGGVVARVRPRGYLVAFAEAPTAEANLRAGVLAARRLVEEGEAAAVLHLAELSVFAGVSTMRLAGEALEDPEAWWPVRWELGTTRVTPAAAARLDSSATEEVTDDPSEATSRGGAHLRLLDHGVSSSGSEPPPLVGREALLDTLEQSALRCLGDGAPGLVVLTGEVGQGKSRVMEALAARLEERGDVRVVWLRAPGPDATGPETLLERLRAEALEGLASAKPGARGGSAPLTDVRHAAARQLADALQRRAREQPRVLLVDDAHLADPTSLDALEMATLAEVQAPLWVCTFARPALLGLRPHLGERSARPSRHVLPPLTPEASRVLLSLLLRPAEHVPEPVLARLEQLAQGVPLSLVELAVALRAAGALRVAQGGGWYIASDALLDVSVTPLFERLAARALGGLPEAHRALARLCAVLGAELEVSQVDAALRHLDAREDLSRTAATLDAGAGLQRLVRAGLLRPVGMGRFAFRHPLLREALEALAPVATRRALHAAALRTALGESAGARRRRAHHAAGSGAHDEASTAFLALAEEARRAHMPVEAEQHYTRALALLSEGDLERRMLALAGRGRVRHRLQRFREGLVDLAEARALAEARGHPALVVDLLLEEATTRDWMEDVEGSTACAREALERIEALDEPRLSLRCALARGRLHVRQGEWGAAARVLESTVEGAERAREHETHVVALALLGSSLTFLDRTREAAACFEEAVSRCEQAGDALHLAATLINRVLLWLRQGDVMGMEDDLRRAMGLGRELGHAQVERWSTFNLAEVLYMQSRLEEAVPLARRAHELGVRFFLEHPVPVDALLLARIGAALGDWDAASRQLRWIDAHCSPDSLPPTAIMRRLVELQVQGGEGKHAPHDPAAWDALAKEAETLASADEMAELLLQAARSSLDAGLDARARAWLERAERAVEAAPLWRPHLDSLRAVLRRV